From Prevotella melaninogenica, the proteins below share one genomic window:
- a CDS encoding diphosphate--fructose-6-phosphate 1-phosphotransferase: MEISALQKERAGYQPKLPKALQGAVKVQEGAPTQSVDNQEDIKKLFPNTYGMPLVEFVPADSVNNAKINVGIILSGGQAPGGHNVISGLFDEVKKLNPENRLYGFLMGPGGLVDHNYIEITAENLQAYRNTGGFDMIGSGRTKLEKEEQFEKGLEVLRKLDIKAVVIIGGDDSNTNACVLAEYYAAKQYGVQVIGCPKTIDGDLKNDQIETSFGFDTATKTYSELIGNIERDCNSARKYWHFIKLMGRSASHIALECALQTQPNICLVSEEIESKDQTLNDIVEYIAGVVAYRAEQGNNFGVVLIPEGLIEFIPAIGRLIQELNDLLAAHGADYLNLDKDAQRKYILEHLSAENKATFETLPEGVARQLSLDRDPHGNVQVSLIETEKLISEMVAAKLDQWKKEGKYAGKFSPLHHFFGYEGRCAAPSNFDADYCYALGSSAAQLIANGKTGYMAIVKNTTAPADQWKAGGVPITMMMNMERRNGEMKPVIRKALVELDGAPFKTFAAQREKWAKETCYVYPGPIQYWGPSSVCDQTTKTLGLEQAK, encoded by the coding sequence ATGGAAATTAGCGCATTGCAGAAGGAAAGAGCAGGCTATCAGCCAAAGTTGCCTAAGGCTCTTCAGGGTGCAGTAAAGGTGCAGGAAGGTGCTCCTACACAGAGTGTTGACAATCAAGAGGATATCAAGAAGTTATTCCCTAACACGTACGGAATGCCTCTCGTAGAGTTTGTTCCAGCTGATTCGGTTAACAATGCTAAGATTAACGTTGGTATCATCCTTTCAGGTGGTCAGGCTCCTGGTGGTCACAACGTTATCTCTGGTCTCTTCGATGAGGTTAAGAAGTTGAACCCAGAGAACCGTCTTTATGGTTTCCTTATGGGGCCTGGTGGTCTTGTTGATCACAACTATATTGAGATTACTGCTGAGAATCTTCAGGCTTACCGCAACACTGGTGGCTTCGATATGATTGGTTCAGGTAGAACAAAGCTTGAGAAGGAAGAACAGTTTGAGAAGGGTCTTGAGGTTCTTCGTAAGTTGGATATCAAGGCTGTTGTAATCATTGGTGGTGACGACTCTAACACTAATGCTTGTGTGTTGGCTGAATACTATGCAGCTAAGCAGTATGGTGTACAGGTTATTGGTTGCCCTAAGACTATCGATGGCGACTTGAAGAACGATCAGATTGAGACTTCTTTCGGTTTCGATACAGCTACTAAGACTTACTCTGAGCTTATCGGTAACATCGAGCGTGACTGTAACTCTGCTCGTAAGTACTGGCACTTCATCAAGTTGATGGGTCGTTCTGCATCTCACATCGCTCTTGAGTGTGCTTTGCAGACTCAGCCAAACATCTGCTTGGTATCTGAGGAAATTGAATCTAAGGATCAGACTTTGAATGATATCGTTGAGTATATCGCAGGTGTTGTTGCTTACCGTGCAGAGCAGGGTAACAACTTCGGTGTTGTTTTGATTCCAGAAGGTCTTATCGAGTTTATTCCTGCTATCGGTCGTTTGATTCAGGAGTTGAATGATTTGCTCGCTGCTCATGGTGCTGATTATTTGAACCTTGACAAGGATGCACAGCGTAAGTATATCCTTGAACACCTCTCTGCAGAGAATAAGGCTACATTTGAGACACTTCCAGAGGGTGTTGCTCGTCAGCTTTCTCTCGACCGTGACCCACACGGAAACGTACAGGTATCTCTCATCGAGACAGAGAAACTCATCTCTGAGATGGTTGCAGCTAAGCTTGATCAGTGGAAGAAGGAAGGTAAGTATGCTGGAAAGTTCTCTCCTTTGCACCACTTCTTTGGTTACGAGGGTCGTTGTGCAGCTCCTTCTAACTTTGATGCAGACTACTGCTATGCACTTGGTTCATCAGCAGCTCAGTTGATAGCTAACGGTAAGACAGGTTATATGGCTATCGTTAAGAACACTACTGCTCCTGCTGATCAGTGGAAGGCAGGAGGTGTGCCAATCACTATGATGATGAACATGGAGAGACGTAATGGTGAGATGAAGCCTGTTATTCGTAAGGCACTTGTTGAACTTGATGGTGCTCCATTCAAGACTTTTGCTGCTCAGCGTGAGAAGTGGGCTAAGGAAACATGCTATGTTTATCCAGGTCCTATCCAGTACTGGGGCCCTTCTTCAGTATGTGATCAGACTACTAAGACTCTCGGATTAGAGCAGGCTAAGTAA
- a CDS encoding fibronectin type III domain-containing protein: protein MKIKLLCTALLAMSFTNIFAQAGKSTWGKTDYKDAPWVKNVSRPNEITEGLQNRHLSVWSSHGRYYDAKKGGWRWQRPILFGTTEDLYTQTIVLPYLIPMLENAGAIVFTPRERDWQKNEIIVDNDSRTNYKEESMKKKWATTSDKGFAQHYGSYNDGENPFTAGTARQVKARKRNSKISSVVYQPTFPETGRYAVYVSYQTQKKSVEAAEYIVFHKGQETHFRVNQRMGGGTWVYLGTFEFDKGNSINNSVVLTNHSSHRGIVTTDAVRFGGGMGNIVRGGTVSGLPRFLEGARYSAQWAGAPWNVVSKSNGSNDYNDDINCRSLMTNWLAGGSCYLPEKKDGKKVPIELTLAIHSDAGVKTDDSYVGTLGICTTQDGNKTLGDGLSRKVSKTFAEQLVANVKKDLDNAFHINWTTRSVWDRNYSETRLPEVPSAILETLSHQNFPDIKLGQDPNFKFTFARSVYKTVLKYEANMHGKTYTVQPLAPNNFKIEYVSANKVRLQWRPTTDASEPTATPTSYNVYVAMGTRGFDNGMNVRNPYFDIELLPGVVYNFKVTACNRGGESFPTEVLSALRNEGAIQTILIVNAFSRLSSPAVVNTSTEQGFDLEADPGLSYGPVAGWAGRQANFNKAMMGKEGPSALGYGGEELVGKVIAGNDFNYVKDHAEALRHAGKYNIVSCNSKAVEYGEVNLSKYAMVDLLLGNEKDDGHSLYYYKTFKPALRQQLTKYLNNRGKLFVSGSYLASDMQGVDEQDWLKNNLKITFDGANYDNYNSVVSGMGMSFDVYRTINEQHYGAYTPDYILPVDNAFSTLTYADGKTAAVAYKGTDNSVFSLSFPFECIKDAPTRNSIMKGIVNFLMKK from the coding sequence ATGAAGATAAAATTGCTGTGTACAGCCCTTCTTGCAATGTCGTTTACAAATATCTTTGCACAAGCGGGTAAATCAACATGGGGGAAAACTGATTATAAAGATGCACCATGGGTAAAGAATGTTTCTCGCCCTAATGAAATCACAGAGGGATTACAGAATAGACATCTTTCTGTATGGTCATCGCATGGAAGATATTACGATGCGAAGAAAGGTGGATGGAGATGGCAAAGACCAATTCTATTCGGTACTACCGAGGACCTATACACACAAACAATAGTTCTTCCTTATCTCATTCCTATGCTTGAGAACGCAGGAGCAATTGTCTTTACACCTCGTGAAAGAGACTGGCAGAAGAATGAAATTATAGTAGATAACGATAGTCGCACCAACTACAAGGAAGAGAGTATGAAGAAGAAGTGGGCGACCACTTCGGATAAAGGCTTCGCACAACATTATGGAAGCTATAATGATGGTGAGAATCCATTTACAGCTGGTACGGCTCGACAAGTAAAGGCAAGAAAGCGCAACAGTAAGATTAGCTCTGTTGTCTACCAACCCACTTTCCCTGAAACAGGACGCTATGCCGTATATGTAAGCTATCAGACACAGAAGAAGAGTGTGGAAGCGGCAGAGTATATTGTTTTTCATAAAGGACAAGAAACACATTTCCGAGTAAACCAACGTATGGGTGGTGGCACTTGGGTTTATCTTGGCACTTTTGAGTTTGACAAGGGAAACAGTATCAATAACTCTGTTGTACTGACTAATCATAGCTCGCATAGAGGTATTGTAACTACTGACGCAGTACGCTTTGGTGGTGGTATGGGTAACATTGTTCGTGGTGGAACAGTGAGTGGTTTACCTCGTTTCCTTGAAGGTGCAAGATACTCAGCACAATGGGCTGGTGCACCTTGGAATGTAGTCAGCAAGAGTAATGGCTCTAATGACTATAACGACGACATCAACTGCCGTTCCTTGATGACGAATTGGCTCGCTGGAGGTTCTTGTTATCTGCCTGAAAAGAAAGATGGTAAGAAAGTACCTATCGAACTTACGTTGGCTATACATAGCGATGCCGGAGTTAAAACTGATGATAGTTACGTAGGTACCTTGGGAATCTGTACTACGCAAGATGGTAATAAAACATTGGGAGATGGACTTTCACGTAAGGTTTCAAAGACCTTTGCAGAACAGTTGGTAGCCAATGTAAAGAAGGATTTGGACAATGCTTTCCACATCAATTGGACAACTCGTTCAGTGTGGGATCGCAACTATAGCGAAACGCGATTGCCTGAAGTTCCCTCTGCTATCCTTGAAACGCTCTCTCATCAGAACTTCCCCGACATTAAATTAGGTCAAGATCCTAACTTCAAATTCACCTTTGCACGTTCCGTATATAAGACTGTCTTGAAATATGAAGCTAACATGCACGGTAAGACTTATACTGTTCAACCACTTGCACCAAATAACTTCAAGATAGAATATGTATCAGCAAACAAGGTGAGATTGCAATGGAGACCAACTACGGATGCCAGTGAACCTACTGCAACCCCTACTTCCTATAACGTGTATGTTGCGATGGGAACAAGAGGTTTTGACAATGGTATGAACGTTCGCAATCCTTATTTTGACATAGAATTGCTACCTGGTGTAGTCTACAACTTTAAGGTAACGGCTTGTAACCGTGGTGGTGAGAGTTTCCCAACAGAAGTTCTTTCAGCTTTACGCAATGAAGGTGCAATTCAGACAATTCTCATTGTCAATGCTTTCAGTCGCCTTTCTTCTCCTGCTGTTGTTAATACAAGCACAGAACAGGGCTTCGACCTTGAAGCAGATCCAGGTCTTAGCTATGGTCCTGTGGCTGGATGGGCAGGAAGACAAGCCAACTTCAACAAGGCAATGATGGGCAAAGAAGGTCCAAGTGCCTTAGGTTATGGTGGCGAAGAACTCGTAGGTAAGGTTATTGCAGGAAATGATTTCAACTATGTCAAAGACCACGCAGAGGCATTACGCCATGCAGGAAAATACAATATCGTCAGCTGTAACAGTAAGGCTGTAGAGTATGGCGAGGTGAATCTTTCCAAGTATGCAATGGTTGACTTACTCCTTGGCAATGAGAAAGATGATGGGCATAGCTTGTATTATTACAAGACTTTTAAGCCTGCACTTCGTCAACAGTTGACAAAGTACCTGAATAATCGTGGCAAACTCTTTGTCAGTGGTTCTTATCTTGCATCCGATATGCAGGGTGTTGATGAGCAAGATTGGTTGAAAAACAACCTCAAGATTACATTTGATGGGGCAAACTATGACAATTATAACTCTGTAGTAAGTGGTATGGGAATGTCATTCGATGTTTACCGCACTATCAACGAGCAACATTACGGTGCTTATACACCAGACTATATTCTTCCTGTTGACAATGCTTTCAGTACCTTAACTTATGCAGATGGCAAAACAGCAGCTGTGGCATATAAAGGAACTGACAACAGTGTTTTCTCACTATCCTTCCCATTCGAGTGCATCAAGGATGCTCCTACGCGTAACAGTATCATGAAGGGTATTGTCAACTTCTTAATGAAGAAATAA
- a CDS encoding glycoside hydrolase family 25 protein, translated as MPSWMRWAGGLCLAAGYSFLFYYFFVSPTGFRWRAIYGDPDYPEGYTIYGIDVSRYQGTINWNRLRNAMIDRSPICFVIIKSTEGDSHVDVKFRENFYNAKESGFIRGVYHFWSNNSSARRQAYFFLAMVHLQPGDLPPVLDVEHKPKNISTEEFQQNILTWLHIVEDRYHVKPIIYTYYKFKDQYLSDSRFDDYPYWIAHYYVNQMEYQGAWKFWQHTDAGRLPGIKGYVDLDIYNGSFYDLQQLLIQDDVTDAQVVGNTSRDSTNVDSLSDRVH; from the coding sequence ATGCCAAGTTGGATGAGATGGGCAGGGGGATTGTGTCTTGCTGCTGGATATAGTTTCTTGTTCTATTATTTCTTTGTATCACCTACAGGCTTTAGATGGCGCGCTATTTATGGTGACCCTGATTATCCAGAGGGCTATACGATTTATGGTATTGATGTAAGTCGTTATCAGGGTACGATTAATTGGAACCGACTTAGAAATGCGATGATAGACCGTTCGCCCATATGTTTTGTTATTATAAAGTCTACAGAGGGTGATAGTCATGTTGATGTGAAGTTCCGTGAGAACTTTTATAATGCAAAGGAGTCAGGCTTTATACGTGGTGTTTATCATTTCTGGAGCAATAACTCGTCGGCACGTCGTCAGGCTTATTTCTTCCTTGCTATGGTTCATTTGCAGCCGGGAGATTTACCACCTGTACTTGATGTGGAACATAAACCAAAGAATATCAGTACAGAAGAGTTCCAGCAGAATATTCTGACATGGCTACATATAGTAGAAGATAGGTATCATGTGAAGCCTATCATCTATACCTATTATAAGTTTAAAGATCAATACCTTTCTGATTCTCGCTTTGATGATTATCCTTATTGGATAGCTCACTATTATGTTAATCAGATGGAGTACCAAGGTGCTTGGAAATTCTGGCAGCATACCGATGCCGGAAGGCTGCCAGGTATTAAGGGGTATGTAGACTTAGACATCTACAATGGTAGCTTCTATGACTTACAGCAACTACTTATTCAAGATGATGTTACTGACGCTCAAGTAGTAGGCAACACCAGTCGTGATTCAACAAACGTTGACTCTCTTTCAGACCGAGTTCATTAG
- a CDS encoding acyl-CoA carboxylase subunit beta → MSKQTEKIKALVEKRELARLGGGQKAIDKQHERGKYTARERIEMLVDKGSFEEYDMFKLHRCHNFGMEKKQYLGDGVVAGSATIDGRLVYLYAQDFTVNGGSLSETMAQKICKVMDMAMTNGAPVICMNDSGGARIQEGISALAGYGEIFERNILASGVIPQISSILGPCAGGAVYSPALTDFIIMKEQTSYMFLTGPKVVKTVTGEDIDAEHLGGASVHASKSGVTSFTAKTEEEAMDLIKKLLSYIPSNNREEAPRVECTDPIDRKEDLLNEIIPDDPNQAYDMYKVIQAVTDNGEFFEVQPKFAKNIITGFARFNGQSVGIVANQPSAYAGVLDTNASRKGARFVRFCDAFNIPIVSLVDVPGFLPGTGQEYNAVILHGAQLLYAYGEATVPKITITLRKSYGGSHIVMGCKQLRSDLNFAWPSAEIAVMGASGAVAVLCGREAKEVKEQGGDVKQFLAEKEEEYSEKFANPYQAAQFGYIDDVIEPRNTRFRICRGLAQLAHKKQDLPAKKHGCMPM, encoded by the coding sequence ATGAGTAAGCAAACAGAAAAGATCAAGGCACTCGTGGAGAAGCGCGAGTTAGCACGCTTAGGTGGTGGCCAGAAGGCCATCGACAAGCAGCATGAGCGCGGAAAGTATACTGCACGTGAGCGTATTGAAATGCTGGTTGACAAAGGCAGCTTCGAGGAATACGATATGTTCAAACTCCATCGTTGTCATAACTTCGGTATGGAGAAGAAGCAGTACCTCGGTGATGGTGTTGTTGCTGGTTCAGCAACTATCGACGGTCGTCTCGTCTACCTCTATGCACAGGACTTCACCGTAAACGGTGGTTCGCTTTCTGAAACAATGGCTCAGAAGATATGCAAGGTAATGGATATGGCTATGACCAATGGCGCACCAGTCATCTGTATGAACGACTCTGGTGGCGCACGTATCCAGGAGGGTATCTCTGCTTTGGCAGGTTACGGCGAAATCTTCGAGCGTAATATCCTCGCTTCTGGTGTTATCCCACAGATCTCAAGCATCCTTGGTCCATGTGCCGGTGGTGCAGTTTACTCTCCAGCATTGACAGACTTCATCATCATGAAGGAGCAGACAAGTTACATGTTCCTGACTGGTCCTAAGGTTGTAAAGACCGTAACTGGTGAAGATATCGACGCAGAGCACCTTGGTGGTGCAAGCGTTCACGCTTCAAAGAGTGGTGTAACAAGCTTCACAGCTAAGACTGAGGAAGAGGCAATGGACCTTATCAAGAAGCTCCTTTCTTACATTCCTTCAAACAACCGCGAGGAAGCACCACGTGTAGAGTGTACCGACCCTATCGACCGTAAGGAAGACCTCTTGAACGAGATTATCCCAGACGATCCAAACCAAGCATACGATATGTACAAGGTAATTCAGGCTGTAACAGACAACGGAGAGTTCTTTGAGGTTCAGCCAAAGTTTGCTAAGAACATCATCACTGGTTTCGCTCGTTTCAATGGTCAGAGTGTTGGTATCGTAGCTAACCAGCCATCAGCCTACGCAGGAGTATTAGACACTAACGCAAGCCGTAAGGGTGCGCGCTTCGTTCGTTTCTGCGATGCTTTCAATATTCCAATCGTTTCACTTGTTGACGTACCAGGTTTCCTCCCAGGTACTGGTCAGGAGTATAACGCTGTAATTCTTCACGGTGCACAGTTGCTCTATGCTTACGGTGAGGCTACAGTTCCAAAGATTACTATCACATTGCGTAAGAGCTATGGTGGTTCACACATCGTTATGGGTTGTAAGCAGCTCCGTTCTGATCTCAACTTTGCATGGCCAAGCGCAGAGATTGCCGTTATGGGTGCATCTGGTGCTGTTGCCGTTCTCTGTGGTAGAGAAGCTAAGGAAGTTAAAGAGCAGGGTGGCGACGTTAAGCAGTTCCTCGCTGAAAAGGAAGAGGAGTACTCAGAGAAGTTTGCTAATCCATATCAGGCTGCTCAGTTCGGCTACATCGATGATGTTATCGAACCACGCAACACTCGTTTCCGCATCTGCCGTGGCTTGGCTCAGTTGGCTCATAAGAAGCAAGACTTACCAGCTAAGAAGCATGGCTGTATGCCAATGTAA
- a CDS encoding Panacea domain-containing protein: MCDIKDVARYIGLSLINKGLSVSPLKLQKILYYVQSWNMVIFGRNKTLFAQAPQAWVNGPVYPEIYYEYKDKVPNMCDYLDETNFGTDSAHIDKTLQELAEKLSFSKDQIELLDSIFMLYGSKSQNDLIFLTHSEKPWVEARGSLNPFQRSGESISLDTMYSFYKDRYDRNRKHHEAQ; encoded by the coding sequence ATGTGCGATATTAAGGACGTAGCCAGATATATTGGCTTATCACTAATTAATAAAGGCTTATCAGTTAGTCCATTGAAGCTCCAAAAAATACTTTATTATGTTCAATCATGGAATATGGTAATCTTTGGTCGGAACAAAACATTGTTTGCTCAAGCTCCACAAGCTTGGGTTAATGGTCCTGTATATCCAGAGATTTATTATGAATACAAAGATAAGGTACCGAATATGTGTGATTATTTAGATGAAACTAATTTTGGTACTGATAGTGCTCATATCGATAAAACTCTTCAAGAACTGGCAGAGAAATTATCATTCTCAAAAGACCAAATAGAGTTATTAGATTCAATATTCATGTTATATGGCTCGAAATCGCAGAATGATCTTATATTTTTAACTCATTCTGAAAAGCCATGGGTAGAAGCTCGTGGTAGTCTTAACCCTTTTCAACGTTCTGGAGAGAGTATTAGTCTAGATACAATGTATAGTTTTTATAAAGATAGATACGATAGAAATCGGAAGCACCATGAAGCTCAATGA
- a CDS encoding 1-acyl-sn-glycerol-3-phosphate acyltransferase, translated as MLQGISKWLLYSFMGWKKDVRFTLPDKAIICLAPHTSNYDFLIGQLYASAERLKSNFLMKKEWFFWPLGPIFRKLGGIPVWRDKKTSMTDRLADYAIKADKFQLCITPEGTRSLNPEWKKGFYYIALTAQLPIYLYGLDYERKLIECSKVIKPSGDLEQDMKEIKLYFKDFKGKHPELFTIGELNG; from the coding sequence ATGTTACAGGGTATATCAAAGTGGCTTCTTTATAGTTTTATGGGGTGGAAGAAGGATGTTAGGTTTACATTACCTGACAAAGCTATTATTTGTCTTGCACCTCACACAAGTAATTATGATTTCCTAATTGGTCAGCTTTACGCAAGCGCTGAGCGACTGAAGAGCAACTTCCTTATGAAGAAGGAATGGTTCTTCTGGCCGCTTGGTCCTATCTTTCGCAAACTCGGAGGAATCCCTGTATGGCGTGATAAGAAGACAAGTATGACCGACCGGTTAGCCGACTATGCTATAAAGGCTGACAAGTTCCAACTTTGTATTACTCCCGAAGGAACCAGAAGTCTAAACCCTGAATGGAAGAAAGGCTTTTATTATATTGCACTAACAGCACAACTGCCTATCTACCTCTACGGATTAGATTATGAAAGGAAGCTAATAGAGTGTTCAAAGGTTATAAAACCATCGGGCGATTTGGAACAGGACATGAAGGAAATCAAATTGTATTTCAAAGACTTTAAGGGTAAACATCCAGAATTGTTTACGATAGGAGAATTAAACGGATAA
- a CDS encoding YgiQ family radical SAM protein encodes MSSQKENRRPAKQHKKTTPTQRQDREAAVKNEAKTTRPSRFQLTDFLPTTKKEVELRGWDQLDIILFSGDAYIDHPAFGAAVIGRTLEAAGYKVAIVPQPDWHGDFRDFKKLGRPRLYFGISPGAMDSMVNKYTANRRLRSDDAYSPDGRPNLRPEYPSIVYSNILRQLYPDVPIVLGGIEASLRRLTHYDYWKDCVRKSILCDARADMIIYGMGEKQVVSIAQELENGANIKDLKHIPQTVYLCKESEIPDGIKESDIVLHSHESCLHNKKYQAENFKHIEEESNKKHAQRILQAVDNVYAVVNPPYPTMTTEEVDAAYDLPYTREPHPKYRGKTIPAYEMIKHSVNIHRGCFGGCSFCTISAHQGKFISCRSKESILKEVKQVIQMPDFKGYLSDLGGPSANMYGMAGKNQKACEHCKRPSCVNPEICPNLETDHTKLLEIYHAVDELPGIKKSFIGSGVRYDLLLHKSKDEKSNEAARQYTRELITRHVSGRLKVAPEHTSDRVLNLMRKPSFQQFYAFKKIFDRINREENMRQQIIPYFISSHPGCQEEDMAELAVLTKNLDFHLEQVQDFTPTPMTVSTEAWYTGYDPYTLEPIFSAKTPKEKLAQRQFFFWYKPEARRDIERELHRIGRSDLIAKLYDNVPKRHPRAVYDPKAIGSTPDIPNKKRKGREEKPTENRRKSAKQNGKQPKSFNPNFSGNHRRRQK; translated from the coding sequence TTGAGTTCACAAAAAGAAAATAGAAGACCTGCAAAGCAGCATAAAAAGACAACACCTACACAGCGACAAGATAGAGAGGCTGCTGTTAAGAATGAAGCAAAAACCACAAGACCTTCAAGATTTCAGTTGACAGACTTCCTCCCTACCACAAAGAAGGAAGTAGAACTCCGTGGGTGGGATCAGTTAGACATTATCCTCTTTTCGGGTGATGCCTATATAGACCATCCTGCTTTTGGTGCTGCTGTCATTGGTAGAACACTTGAGGCAGCTGGCTATAAGGTGGCTATCGTTCCACAACCTGACTGGCATGGCGACTTCCGAGACTTCAAAAAATTAGGCCGTCCACGTCTCTACTTTGGTATCTCACCCGGCGCAATGGACTCGATGGTGAACAAATACACTGCCAATCGTCGTCTACGCTCAGACGATGCTTATTCACCTGATGGTAGACCCAACCTGCGTCCAGAATATCCAAGCATTGTTTACTCTAATATCCTCAGACAGCTCTATCCCGATGTTCCTATCGTCTTAGGCGGCATCGAGGCTTCATTACGTCGTCTTACTCATTACGACTATTGGAAAGATTGTGTTCGTAAGTCCATTCTCTGTGATGCACGTGCCGACATGATTATCTATGGTATGGGTGAAAAACAGGTGGTAAGCATAGCACAAGAGTTGGAAAATGGTGCTAACATTAAAGACTTGAAGCATATTCCACAGACCGTATATCTTTGTAAAGAATCAGAGATTCCTGACGGAATAAAAGAGAGTGATATTGTACTTCATTCCCACGAGTCTTGCTTACACAACAAAAAATATCAAGCAGAAAACTTCAAACATATAGAAGAAGAGTCAAACAAGAAGCACGCACAACGTATTCTGCAGGCTGTTGACAACGTTTATGCCGTTGTTAATCCACCCTATCCTACCATGACAACAGAGGAGGTAGATGCAGCCTACGACCTACCATATACACGCGAACCACATCCGAAGTATCGCGGTAAGACTATCCCTGCCTATGAGATGATTAAGCACAGTGTGAACATTCATCGCGGATGCTTTGGTGGCTGTTCATTCTGTACCATTTCTGCACATCAGGGTAAGTTTATTAGCTGTCGCTCGAAAGAGAGTATCTTAAAGGAAGTAAAGCAGGTTATACAGATGCCCGACTTCAAAGGTTATCTCTCCGACCTCGGTGGTCCATCAGCTAATATGTATGGTATGGCAGGTAAGAACCAGAAGGCGTGTGAGCATTGCAAACGACCGAGTTGTGTGAATCCAGAGATATGTCCTAACCTTGAAACCGACCACACCAAACTGCTTGAAATCTATCATGCAGTCGATGAACTACCAGGAATCAAGAAGAGTTTTATCGGTTCTGGTGTACGTTATGACCTACTTCTGCACAAGAGTAAGGACGAGAAGAGTAATGAAGCTGCCAGACAATATACTCGTGAGTTGATAACACGACATGTGAGTGGACGATTGAAGGTTGCACCAGAGCATACTTCAGACCGCGTTCTAAATCTGATGCGTAAACCTTCGTTCCAACAATTCTATGCATTCAAGAAGATTTTTGACCGCATCAACCGTGAGGAGAATATGCGACAGCAGATTATTCCTTACTTCATATCTTCTCATCCTGGCTGCCAGGAAGAGGATATGGCAGAGTTGGCGGTACTGACAAAAAACCTTGACTTCCACTTGGAACAAGTGCAGGACTTCACCCCTACCCCAATGACAGTTTCTACAGAGGCATGGTACACGGGGTATGATCCTTACACACTCGAACCAATCTTCTCAGCAAAGACACCAAAGGAGAAACTTGCACAGCGTCAATTCTTCTTCTGGTATAAGCCTGAAGCACGACGAGATATTGAGCGAGAGCTTCACCGCATTGGACGTAGTGACTTGATTGCTAAGCTCTATGACAATGTTCCGAAGCGACACCCTCGTGCGGTTTATGATCCTAAGGCAATTGGAAGTACTCCCGACATTCCAAACAAAAAACGGAAGGGAAGAGAGGAAAAACCAACAGAGAATCGTAGAAAATCTGCTAAGCAAAATGGTAAACAGCCAAAAAGTTTCAACCCAAACTTTTCTGGTAACCATCGTCGCAGACAAAAATAA
- the prmA gene encoding 50S ribosomal protein L11 methyltransferase: protein MKYIQVKFTAKPDSQDVRDIIAALAAEVGFDSFTDEPDGLVGYCQEDLFNEETLTETMQNLPIQDVKVSFEAAQAEDKNWNEEWEKAGFDPIIIDNRCAIVCKNMEEEAVAIYPQLETIPMKIVIDAKQAFGTGTHETTQMIVSLLLNQDLKEKRVLDCGCGTGILGIVAAKCGAKEVVSYDIDEWSVRNAEHNAELNGVELDVLEGDRRVLSHVSGVFDVILANINRNIILEDIDEFVSVMTTESKIILSGFYEQDAEAILQKANELGLKESQRLLNHDWCCLLLERQ, encoded by the coding sequence ATGAAATATATACAAGTAAAGTTTACGGCAAAACCTGATTCTCAGGATGTAAGAGACATCATTGCAGCTCTTGCAGCTGAAGTTGGATTTGATTCCTTCACAGACGAACCAGACGGACTCGTTGGCTACTGCCAAGAAGATCTTTTCAATGAAGAAACACTCACTGAGACCATGCAGAACTTGCCAATTCAAGACGTAAAAGTTTCTTTCGAAGCTGCTCAAGCTGAAGATAAGAACTGGAATGAGGAATGGGAGAAAGCTGGTTTCGACCCAATAATAATTGATAATCGCTGTGCTATCGTTTGCAAAAACATGGAAGAAGAAGCTGTTGCAATCTACCCTCAGCTTGAGACAATCCCAATGAAGATTGTCATTGATGCAAAACAAGCATTTGGAACAGGTACACATGAGACAACACAGATGATTGTTTCATTACTACTAAACCAAGACCTCAAAGAAAAGAGAGTTCTTGATTGTGGTTGTGGTACAGGTATTTTAGGCATTGTTGCAGCAAAGTGCGGTGCAAAAGAAGTTGTAAGCTATGACATTGATGAGTGGAGTGTACGCAATGCTGAGCATAATGCCGAACTAAATGGTGTAGAATTAGATGTGCTTGAAGGCGACAGACGAGTCTTGTCACACGTGAGTGGTGTCTTTGATGTTATCTTAGCAAATATCAACCGTAACATTATCCTTGAAGATATAGACGAGTTTGTCAGCGTTATGACAACAGAATCAAAGATTATTCTGAGTGGATTTTATGAGCAAGACGCAGAGGCTATCCTTCAAAAAGCTAATGAACTCGGTCTGAAAGAGAGTCAACGTTTGTTGAATCACGACTGGTGTTGCCTACTACTTGAGCGTCAGTAA